A single Triticum dicoccoides isolate Atlit2015 ecotype Zavitan chromosome 2A, WEW_v2.0, whole genome shotgun sequence DNA region contains:
- the LOC119353960 gene encoding L-type lectin-domain containing receptor kinase SIT2-like, protein MPALLLLLLLSMGGELVSCSSADEGQFAFQGFAAANLTLDGLAAVMPNGLLALTNFTLQTKGHAFNPTPLRFLDVNGATNSTAVARSFSTSFVFAIVSNYDGLSDQGLAFVVAPTTNLSTAIAGQYLGLLNATNGAASDHMLAVELDTIMNPEFRDINSNHVGINVNSLISRKAKPAGYYGDDGATFRDLMLNSREPMQVWVDYDGQARQLNVTLAPAQEPRPRYPLLSEAIDLSTVLTDTMYVGFSSSSGVVSTHHYVLGWSFSLDGPAPPLDFSKLPALPRVVSKHRSMILALVLPLATVLIIAAVLAAASFFVWRRRRFAEVREDWEDEFGPHRFAYKDLFRATDGFKNGNLLGAGGFGKVYKGVLPGSNLEIVVKRVSHDSRQGIREFIAEVVTIGRLRHRNLAQLLGYCRRNGELLLVYDYMENGSLDKYLYNNNGATLDWPQRYWIIKGVASSLLYLHEDWEQVVIHRDIKASNVLLDKQMNGRLGDFGLARLYDHGTDAQTTHVVGTMGYLAPELVRTGKATPSTDVFAFGVFLLEVVCGRRPIESGQHNNRVMLVDWVLEHHHNGSIIDTVDPCLMNKFNTDEVTLVLKLGLLCTHPSPNVRPPVQKVMQYLDGVQLVPDLPSTYMSYSMLVLMENEGFDSYIMSCPSPGMTICSVSDVSSATILLDGR, encoded by the coding sequence ATGCCGGCTCTTCTTCTGCTCTTGCTGTTGAGCATGGGCGGAGAGTTGGTCTCGTGCTCGTCCGCCGACGAGGGCCAGTTCGCCTTCCAGGGCTTCGCGGCGGCGAACCTTACGCTGGATGGTCTCGCCGCCGTCATGCCCAACGGCCTGCTCGCACTTACCAACTTCACCCTCCAGACGAAAGGCCATGCCTTCAACCCCACCCCTCTCCGCTTCCTCGACGTCAACGGGGCGACCAACTCCACTGCCGTGGCGCGGTCCTTCTCCACGTCCTTCGTGTTCGCCATCGTCTCCAACTACGACGGCCTGAGCGACCAAGGGCTCGCCTTCGTGGTCGCCCCGACCACGAACCTCTCAACGGCGATCGCCGGGCAGTATCTGGGCCTCCTCAACGCGACGAACGGCGCCGCGAGCGACCACATGCTGGCAGTCGAGCTCGACACCATCATGAACCCAGAGTTCCGCGACATCAACAGCAACCACGTGGGCATCAACGTCAACAGCCTCATTTCGCGGAAGGCCAAGCCGGCCGGCTACTATGGCGATGACGGTGCCACCTTTCGAGACCTGATGTTGAACAGCCGCGAGCCGATGCAGGTGTGGGTGGACTACGATGGCCAGGCCAGGCAACTCAATGTGACATTGGCTCCTGCGCAGGAGCCCAGACCGAGGTATCCTCTCCTCTCTGAAGCCATTGATCTCTCCACTGTCCTCACGGACACAATGTATGTTGGCTTCTCGTCGTCGTCCGGCGTGGTGTCGACGCACCACTATGTGCTTGGATGGAGCTTCAGCTTGGACGGGCCTGCCCCGCCTCTTGATTTCTCTAAGCTTCCAGCACTGCCGCGTGTGGTTTCGAAGCATCGGTCCATGATCTTGGCTCTCGTGCTTCCACTAGCCACCGTATTGATCATCGCCGCGGTCCTAGCTGCCGCCTCCTTCTTTGTGTGGCGCCGGCGTCGATTTGCTGAGGTGCGCGAAGATTGGGAGGATGAGTTCGGCCCACACCGGTTCGCATACAAAGATCTATTTCGTGCCACTGATGGATTTAAGAATGGAAATTTACTCGGTGCCGGAGGGTTTGGCAAAGTATACAAAGGGGTACTTCCTGGATCCAATTTGGAAATCGTGGTGAAGAGAGTATCACATGACTCAAGACAAGGTATAAGAGAGTTCATTGCTGAAGTGGTGACCATTGGTCGTCTCCGCCACAGGAATCTAGCACAGTTACTAGGCTATTGCCGGCGCAACGGTGAACTTCTCTTGGTGTATGACTACATGGAAAATGGTAGCCTTGACAAATACTTGTACAATAACAATGGAGCAACTTTGGATTGGCCTCAAAGATATTGGATCATCAAAGGTGTTGCATCAAGTTTATTGTATCTACATGAGGATTGGGAACAAGTCGTCATCCACCGAGATATAAAGGCAAGCAATGTGCTCTTGGATAAGCAGATGAATGGAAGGCTCGGCGATTTTGGCCTAGCAAGGTTGTACGATCATGGCACTGATGCTCAAACAACACATGTGGTTGGCACTATGGGATACCTCGCACCAGAACTTGTGCGCACTGGAAAGGCAACACCTTCAACCGATGTATTTGCATTTGGCGTGTTTCTCCTAGAGGTTGTATGTGGACGCAGGCCCATTGAGAGTGGTCAGCATAACAATAGGGTGATGTTAGTCGATTGGGTGCTTGAGCACCACCACAATGGCTCAATCATTGACACGGTGGATCCATgcctcatgaataaattcaacacagATGAGGTCACTCTTGTGCTCAAACTAGGTTTGTTGTGCACGCACCCATCGCCCAATGTGAGGCCTCCTGTGCAAAAGGTCATGCAATACCTCGATGGTGTCCAATTAGTTCCTGATTTACCATCGACATACATGAGCTACAGCATGTTGGTTCTCATGGAGAATGAAGGGTTTGATTCATACATCATGTCATGCCCTTCGCCAGGGATGACCATCTGCAGTGTATCCGACGTGTCATCGGCAACCATTCTTCTAGATGGGAGATGA